One genomic window of Mustela erminea isolate mMusErm1 chromosome 13, mMusErm1.Pri, whole genome shotgun sequence includes the following:
- the TYMS gene encoding thymidylate synthase, whose product MPAPGSERQRPPSPSPPAAQKPAAEPQPAPHGELQYLGQIEHILRCGVRKDDRTGTGTLSVFGMQARYSLRDEFPLLTTKRVFWKGVLEELLWFIKGSTNAKELSSKGVKIWDANGSRDFLDSLGFSNREEGDLGPVYGFQWRHFGAEYIDKDSDYSGQGVDQLQKVIDTIKTNPDDRRIILCGWNPKDLPLMALPPCHALCQFYVVNGELSCQLYQRSGDMGLGVPFNIASYALLTYMIAHITGLKPGDFVHTLGDAHIYLNHIEPLKMQLQREPRPFPKLKILRKVETIDDFKAEDFQIEGYSPHPTIKMEMAV is encoded by the exons ATGCCCGCCCCGGGCTCCGAGCGGCAGCGCCCGCCGTCGCCGTCGCCGCCCGCGGCGCAGAAACCGGCCGCGGAGCCGCAGCCGGCACCCCACGGGGAGCTGCAGTACCTGGGGCAGATCGAGCATATCCTGCGCTGCGGGGTCCGGAAGGATGACCGCACCGGCACCGGCACGCTGTCAGTGTTCGGAATGCAGGCGCGCTACAGCCTGAGAG ATGAATTTCCTCTGCTGACAACCAAACGCGTATTCTGGAAGGGTGTTTTGGAGGAGTTGCTGTGGTTTATCAAG GGATCTACAAACGCTAAGGAACTGTCTTCCAAGGGAGTGAAAATCTGGGATGCCAATGGGTCTCGAGACTTCTTGGACAGCCTGGGATTCTCCAACAGAGAAGAAGGGGATTTAGGCCCAGTTTATGGCTTTCAGTGGAGGCATTTTGGGGCAGAATACATAGATAAGGATTCAG ATTATTCAGGTCAAGGAGTAGACCAACTGCAAAAGGTCATTGACACGATCAAAACCAATCCCGACGACAGAAGAATCATCCTGTGTGGCTGGAATCCAAAAG ATCTTCCTCTGATGGCCCTCCCTCCGTGCCATGCCCTCTGCCAGTTCTACGTGGTGAATGGTGAGCTGTCCTGCCAGCTGTACCAGAGGTCAGGGGACATGGGCCTGGGCGTGCCCTTCAACATCGCCAGCTATGCCCTGCTCACCTACATGATCGCACACATCACAGGCCTAAAG CCAGGTGACTTCGTACATACTTTGGGAGATGCACATATTTACCTGAATCACATTGAGCCACTGAAAATGCAG CTTCAGCGAGAACCAAGGCCTTTCCCGAAGCTCAAAATCCTTCGAAAAGTTGAGACAATCGATGACTTCAAGGCTGAAGACTTTCAGATTGAGGGGTACAGTCCTCACCCGACTATTAAAATGGAAATGGCTGTTTAA
- the ENOSF1 gene encoding mitochondrial enolase superfamily member 1 isoform X1: MVRGRISRLSVRDVRFPTSLEGHGSDAMHTDPDYSAAYVILETDAEDGLKGYGLTFTLGKGTEVVVCAVNALAHHVLNKDLRDIVGDFRGFYRQLTSDGQLRWIGPEKGVVHLATAAVLNAVWDLWAKQEGKPLWKLLVDMDPRTLLSCIDFRYITDVLTEEEAYEILQKGQVGKKEREGQMLMQGYPAYTTSCAWLGYSDDKLRQLCMEALKDGWTRFKVKVGADLQDDIRRCRLIRNMIGPEKTLMMDANQRWDVPEAVEWMAKLAEFKPLWIEEPTSPDDILGHATIAKALVPLGIGVATGEQCHNRVIFKQLLQAKALQFLQIDSCRLGSVNENLSVLLMAKKFEIPVCPHAGGVGLCELVQHLIIFDFISVSASLKNRMCEYVDHLHEHFRYPVVIKKASYMPPQDAGYSTEMKEESVKKHQYPDGEVWKKLLAA, translated from the exons ATGGTGCGTGGCCGAATCTCCAGGCTCTCGGTGCGCGATGTGCGCTTCCCCACGTCGCTGGAGGGCCACGGCTCCGACGCCATG CACACAGACCCTGACTACTCGGCTGCCTATGTCATCTTAGAGACGGATGCGGAAGACGGGCTCAAGGGGTATGGGCTTACCTTCACTCTGGGAAAAGGCACGGAAGTTG TGGTCTGTGCTGTGAATGCCCTCGCCCACCATGTGCTTAACAAGGACCTCAGGGACATCGTTGGTGACTTCAGAGGTTTCTACAGGCAGCTCACAAGTGACGGGCAGCTCAGATGG ATCGGTCCTGAGAAAGGTGTTGTGCATCTGGCTACCGCAGCCGTTCTCAACGCTGTCTGGGACCTGTGGGCCAAGCAGGAGGGGAAG cCTCTGTGGAAGTTACTTGTTGACATG gaccccaggacgcTGTTATCCTGCATTGATTTCAGGTACATCACAGACGTCCTGACTGAGGAGGAAGCCTATG aaatactgCAGAAAGGTCAAGttggtaaaaaagagagag aaggacaaatgctgATGCAAGGCTACCCTGCCTACACCACGTCGTGCGCCTGGCTGGGCTACTCAGACGACAAGCTGAGGCAG CTCTGCATGGAGGCACTGAAGGACGGCTGGACCAG GTTTAAAGTGAAAGTGGGTGCTGATCTCCAGGATGACATCCGTAGGTGCCGCCTCATCCGGAATATGATTGGACCCGAGAAGACGCTG ATGATGGATGCCAACCAGCGCTGGGATGTGCCTGAGGCAGTGGAGTGGATGGCAAAGCTGGCTGAGTTCAAGCCACTGTGGATTGAGGAGCCCACCTCCCCAGATGACATTCTGGGACACGCCACCATTGCCAAG GCGCTGGTCCCATTAGGAATTGGCGTTGCCACCGGAGAACAG TGCCACAATAGAGTGATATTTAAGCAACTCCTTCAAGCGAAAGCCCTGCAGTTTCTCCAGATTGACAGCTGCAGGCTGGGAAGTGTCAATGAAAACCTTTCAGTGTTGCTGATGGCCAAAAAGTTTGAAA TTCCGGTTTGCCCCCATGCTGGTGGAGTTGGCCTCTGTGAATTGGTTCAGCATCTGATTATATTTGACTTCATATCCGTTTCTGCAAGCCTCAAGAACAG GATGTGTGAATATGTCGACCACCTGCACGAACATTTCAGGTATCCTGTGGTAATCAAGAAGGCTTCCTACATGCCGCCTCAG GATGCTGGTTATTcaacagaaatgaaggaagaatcTGTAAAGAAACACCAGTATCCAGATGGTGAAGTCTGGAAGAAACTCCTTGCTGCTTAA
- the ENOSF1 gene encoding mitochondrial enolase superfamily member 1 isoform X2: MRKTGSRGMGLPSLWEKARKLIGPEKGVVHLATAAVLNAVWDLWAKQEGKPLWKLLVDMDPRTLLSCIDFRYITDVLTEEEAYEILQKGQVGKKEREGQMLMQGYPAYTTSCAWLGYSDDKLRQLCMEALKDGWTRFKVKVGADLQDDIRRCRLIRNMIGPEKTLMMDANQRWDVPEAVEWMAKLAEFKPLWIEEPTSPDDILGHATIAKALVPLGIGVATGEQCHNRVIFKQLLQAKALQFLQIDSCRLGSVNENLSVLLMAKKFEIPVCPHAGGVGLCELVQHLIIFDFISVSASLKNRMCEYVDHLHEHFRYPVVIKKASYMPPQDAGYSTEMKEESVKKHQYPDGEVWKKLLAA, from the exons ATGCGGAAGACGGGCTCAAGGGGTATGGGCTTACCTTCACTCTGGGAAAAGGCACGGAAGTTG ATCGGTCCTGAGAAAGGTGTTGTGCATCTGGCTACCGCAGCCGTTCTCAACGCTGTCTGGGACCTGTGGGCCAAGCAGGAGGGGAAG cCTCTGTGGAAGTTACTTGTTGACATG gaccccaggacgcTGTTATCCTGCATTGATTTCAGGTACATCACAGACGTCCTGACTGAGGAGGAAGCCTATG aaatactgCAGAAAGGTCAAGttggtaaaaaagagagag aaggacaaatgctgATGCAAGGCTACCCTGCCTACACCACGTCGTGCGCCTGGCTGGGCTACTCAGACGACAAGCTGAGGCAG CTCTGCATGGAGGCACTGAAGGACGGCTGGACCAG GTTTAAAGTGAAAGTGGGTGCTGATCTCCAGGATGACATCCGTAGGTGCCGCCTCATCCGGAATATGATTGGACCCGAGAAGACGCTG ATGATGGATGCCAACCAGCGCTGGGATGTGCCTGAGGCAGTGGAGTGGATGGCAAAGCTGGCTGAGTTCAAGCCACTGTGGATTGAGGAGCCCACCTCCCCAGATGACATTCTGGGACACGCCACCATTGCCAAG GCGCTGGTCCCATTAGGAATTGGCGTTGCCACCGGAGAACAG TGCCACAATAGAGTGATATTTAAGCAACTCCTTCAAGCGAAAGCCCTGCAGTTTCTCCAGATTGACAGCTGCAGGCTGGGAAGTGTCAATGAAAACCTTTCAGTGTTGCTGATGGCCAAAAAGTTTGAAA TTCCGGTTTGCCCCCATGCTGGTGGAGTTGGCCTCTGTGAATTGGTTCAGCATCTGATTATATTTGACTTCATATCCGTTTCTGCAAGCCTCAAGAACAG GATGTGTGAATATGTCGACCACCTGCACGAACATTTCAGGTATCCTGTGGTAATCAAGAAGGCTTCCTACATGCCGCCTCAG GATGCTGGTTATTcaacagaaatgaaggaagaatcTGTAAAGAAACACCAGTATCCAGATGGTGAAGTCTGGAAGAAACTCCTTGCTGCTTAA